The nucleotide window CTGATAAAAGGTAAATCATAGATCTCATCAATTTCTTTCTTACTCAAAGGGCTGGCTGGTTTATTATGAAGCAGATATTTTCCTGCAAATTTATAGCTCAGCACTTTTCTTGTATTGTTTTCGTAGAATTTCTGATATAGTTCCCAGAATTCTTTCTTTGTTAATTGACCTTTAAATTCTCCAAAAGAGATTTCTCCGAGATCCTTTTTGGTGGATGTAACTGTTCCTCTAATTTCTTTAAGTTCATCAATCCTGTGGCCATTATTCAATCTTTCAGCAATTTCCAGGATCGGCATTTCCCCCATCCCATAAACCAGCATGTCCGCTCTGGAATCGAATAAAATAGAATTCCTTACTTTATCGCTCCAGAAATCGTAATGTGGAAGGCGACGCAAACTTGCTTCGATTCCACCTAAAATTATCGGAGTTTCCTTGTAGATTGATCTAAGTTTCTGAGAGTAAACAATAGTTGCCCTATTTGGACGCAAACCCATTTTCCCATCGGGAGAATAAGCATCATTTGAACGTATTTTACGTTGTGCTGTGTAATGATTTACCATTGAATCCATATTTCCGGATGAAACTCCAAAAAATAAACGTGGTTTTCCCAACTTAGTAAAATCTTTATCAGATTTCCAATCAGGCTGAGAGATGATTCCTACTTTGAATCCTTTGGAATGCAGATAACGAGCTATTAAAATAGGGCCAAAACTGGGATGATCGACATAAGCATCGCCAGTAATAATAATTATATCGAGTTGTTTCCAACCAAGACGAGTTAATTCTTCTTTGGTAGCTGGTAAAAAATAGGACATAAAAAAAGCGACGTTAAACGCCGCATGATCATGGATTTAACCGCACCACATTTATGGCTTGTGTGCCTTTATCAGTCTCCATCAAATCAAACTGAACTTCTTCATCCGGAACCAAAAACTTCCGCGATTTCTCTGAGATGGTCACAATAGATTTCCAATGTACAAAATATTCCTTTCCATCATCGGTTAAAACGAATCCATAACCTTTTGAATCGTCAAACCACTTTACTCTTCCGTTCATGTAAACCTCTCAATTTATTGATAAATACAAAGTCAAAATTTAATCATAATTAAGCAAGTATTTTTTTATGAATTTTCTTCTGAGATCATCATTTGATGATCATCTTTTCTTCGAATTATGAATAGAATCTTCTTATTCCTGCCGTTGAGTTTCAAATTAATTTTTCTTCTCAATTTTTCGACCGTAAGGGGAAATCCTCGTGTTTTAATTACTAAATCTCCAACATCAAACTCTTTACAGAATCTTTTAAGTTTCTTTACATCATAACCAAAAACTGTGATTACTTTAAAGCATTTTCCCAGGTTCGAGTTAATTTGTTTACTTCCCGTCAGCAAAGCCAATTTCTCATCAATAAGATCATAACCAATTTCCCAGCCGCATTCCTGCACCAATCCGGCCCGAATTACAGCATTATCAGGTTCAAAAATAAAATTATTAATTGGTCTCACAGCAACTCTTTTATCACTATTCAAAATCTCAGTTTTCTGAGGAAGTAAAACAGCTTTCCTGGTAATTCCAATTGTATGCAATTTTCCTGAACAAAGCAGGATTTCTTTTAATTTTCCATTTTCAGAAATGAACTCAAATGTATGCTCAAAGGGCAATTCCATTTTATTGTAATCCATTGCAGGAGATAACTTTACAGCAATATTTTCGGTTAAATTCCGTAAACTCAAAATATCTGTTAACTTTGGTGACAATTCATTGGGATCTATTTTACGTTTGTTGGAAGGTCTTCTGTCAGGGTCAGAAAATATCGCATCTACTTTTCTATCAAAATCTTCTGCATTTTGGTTTTGGAATGTAACATTTTTTCTGTTTACAATCGAGCAATTATATTTTGCAACTTCAAGTGTATCAGGATCAGAATCAACTGCAAAAACAGAATCTTTATCTTCAGCAAGATGAATAAGATCTATTCCAATTCCACAGCAAAGGTCGGCAATTCTAGAAAACTTCACAAATTTTTCAGCATGATATTTTGCTAACATTGTTGAACTGGCTTGCTGCCCACCTTTATCTGTAAATATCATTTTTTCTGAATTATCTATTTTATGTTTAAATCTCTGTTGAATTTTAATCAAAGATAATAGATCTTTTATCGGAAAATCAGAATATTGTTCTTCTAATTTTGTTATTTCATTAATCGAATAAGGATAATTATCTCTTAACATATCCAGAATTATTCGCTTTTTTTCATCTCTGAGAAAATCAATAATTTTCTTAATATCCATAACAAAAAAGGCGATCCGAAGATCGCCTTTATAAAGCACTAACTTTTATTTAAGCAGTAAACATTTTCTTGTATCGATTTCATTATTATCTACTTTTAGTTTATAGAAATATACACCAGTTCCCACAGATTTTCCTGCATTATCTTTTCCATTCCATTCAACCTCGATAACACCTTTTTCAAATGATTCCGAAGAGATCAATGTGCGAACTTTTTGTCCTCGAATATTGTAAATATCGAGATCAACTTCAGCACCTTCATTCAAAGCAAAAGAAATGGTTGTTACGGGGTTGAACGGATTCGGGAAGTTCTGATTTAAAGCCGCTTCAGCAACTTCCGGCAAGATCTCACCAGCATGTGTAAAAAGTTCATTATCGCTATAAAATCCTGTTCTGCTGTAATTTCCACGATATGTTTTCCAGGGAGTTTTCAAACCTTTTGGAAGTTTTATATCGATAACAAAAGCACCGGTTGACAGACCTGAGATCACATCATAATCTCCATCCCAATCAATGTCTTCCAAACTGGCAGGAGTATTGCCAACCATTCCCACCGGAACAGGAGCAAATTCTACTTCGGTTCCATTGTGATGGTAGACGAACATATTGTTTGCACTGGAAAGAGCGATCAACTCAAGATCATCATCATTATCAATATCCGCTGTGATTGGAGGATTAATAAAATTGCATTCTGTATCGATCGGCCAGCCGGAAAGTTCTGTTCCATCCTGCTCGATGATGCTCAATATTCCGTTTAATGTAACATAAGCAATTTCCAGCTCATCATCATTATCAAAATCTGCTGCGATCGGGCTTGTAGCAATTTTCTGCGCTGTATCTTTTTGCAATAAAATATTTCCCTCATTATCTATGATATGCAACTTGCTGTCGTTCGTTCCAATAACTATTTTAAGATTATCCAATACGATCGGTGCTGTGCAGGTCCCGATTCCCAAATCTACAGGAAATCCTGTCAATTCTTCAGCATCGTTTGCAATGGCATGAAACTGTCCATTCAAAGAACCTATCAAAATATCGTAAGCTCCATCTTCATCAAGATCAGCAGAAGCCATTTCCTGGAAAGTTAACATCGGCATTTCAATTGGGAAGTTGGAAAGCATCGAGCCATCAGTATCTACTACATTCAGGAATTTATCCATTCCAAAACTGACAATTTCGTTTTCATTATCACCATCGAAATCTGCTACTATTGGCGTAAGGAGTTGGTCTGAATTTGCCTGATAATCCAAAACTACGTTTCCTGAATTATCGATAGCAAATATCCTGCCGGTTCTGCTGGCAATAACGATTTCCGGTTCGTCATCGTTTGTAATATCTGCCAACGCTGTACTTTTCCAAACATTTTCTTCATTCGTCCAGGGATAACCACTTACCATATTTGCATTATAACCAAGTAAATTCACGTTTGCATCAGCATCGATCAGCATCAGATTTCGTGATCCATTATCATCAAAGTCGAAAATAATTGGATTACTCAAGATCGAGTTATCGGTTTGCCACGGCCAGTTTTTCTGAAAAAGAGAAACTTCGAAGCTGCGAACATATTCTTTTTCAAAGTTTGCATTAGCATTTACAGGAGCTGTAACCGTGAGAGTGTAGGAATATGAATCATATTCGCAATCCTGAGGAACTTGCACCAAAAAAGGATCTGCCGTTGCTCCACTACCATTTTGGATGGCACCGTAATTTACCGATCCGGTTATCAGCTGAATTGTTGGATCTTCAAAATCAATAGAAGCTGAAACATCAGTAGCATCTGCCCAACCATCCTGGTTTATAAGTTCAATATAAATTTCAATTTCTTCACCAGGATTTGGAATTCCATCCCCATCACCGGTATTAGAATCTTCATAAACAACTTCTCCCGGTGTAATAAATGGGAAATTCCCGTTAGCATATTTTACACCAACGGAAGGATCACCAAATAACACAAGTTCATAATGAACCCATCTTAAAAAATGATTTGTGGCAGCTTCATTTGCCAATACTACTCTTGATTCACTGAGTGCAGTTCCCAACTCTCTGATATCGTTGGTAAAAATTGCTTTAAAAAACTCTATATCATAAGGCTGTGAAGGTCCATTTGTACTTCCCGGACTATACCAGCCATAACGCGTATTTCCTACAAATGCGTAAAGTCCTCCTTCAGCAATCACTAGATTTTCAGCAATACTTTCACCAGAATGACTGGTAGCTTCATCAAAGGCTGCAGGATAACAACCCTGACTGTAAGCAAAACCAAACTCGGTATTTGTGTAGCTGCTGCAATGACTGACGTTCTGACCAAAAACCATCGTCTCATTGGAATGTCCCATATGATTTATGATAGCAACTCCATTATTAATAGCAGATTTCACCGTTTGAGTACTGAAGGTTCCTTCTCTATCGTACAATTTGAAAATATGGTAATCATCCTGCAGACTGGGAACTTCATCAATAACTTCATCCATGTAATCTCCGCCCCAGGTGAGTGGATTATTATTCAGATTTTCACCAAATTTATACACCATGTCATCACTTACGGAAACTTCATCCACATATTCATAAGTTTTGTTGAAAAATCTATTAAATTCATCTTCTGTTTCGGCTGGAATTCTACCTACGGCAATTTCAGGTATCAGGTCAACATCATCTCCAAGTTCACCGTAAATGCCATTTGCATTACCATCCCAGTTATTATCCAGGCAGGAATAATAAGCATCACAAGGCATGTGTTCATCAACAGTTCCACTTCCAGTATTTATATAGACGGTCCTG belongs to Candidatus Cloacimonadota bacterium and includes:
- a CDS encoding class I SAM-dependent methyltransferase; the protein is MDIKKIIDFLRDEKKRIILDMLRDNYPYSINEITKLEEQYSDFPIKDLLSLIKIQQRFKHKIDNSEKMIFTDKGGQQASSTMLAKYHAEKFVKFSRIADLCCGIGIDLIHLAEDKDSVFAVDSDPDTLEVAKYNCSIVNRKNVTFQNQNAEDFDRKVDAIFSDPDRRPSNKRKIDPNELSPKLTDILSLRNLTENIAVKLSPAMDYNKMELPFEHTFEFISENGKLKEILLCSGKLHTIGITRKAVLLPQKTEILNSDKRVAVRPINNFIFEPDNAVIRAGLVQECGWEIGYDLIDEKLALLTGSKQINSNLGKCFKVITVFGYDVKKLKRFCKEFDVGDLVIKTRGFPLTVEKLRRKINLKLNGRNKKILFIIRRKDDHQMMISEENS
- a CDS encoding cold shock domain-containing protein gives rise to the protein MNGRVKWFDDSKGYGFVLTDDGKEYFVHWKSIVTISEKSRKFLVPDEEVQFDLMETDKGTQAINVVRLNP
- a CDS encoding T9SS type A sorting domain-containing protein codes for the protein MKKLLLILVLLPFILNAVNVNIETPRVEGNKIVNALPIKLDIGNPAVPYVPVKLLLPMGQKLKNISVTFQNENVMEISTLDHVRKPQPISLATPDNTPINSEIYGSNSFYPNQDFQVLGTQRYKGFELLLVNLYPYKFNPVKNELTWYENAEIDFNTEIDLELESKQNNNLILNDDVINSLQRLTVNYQEAITYRKSTVASNRTLVDPNDPFTMLIITDTERAPYFDDYLVWRNDHGVSTALFLVEDIYTEYTGVNDQEKIKNFIIDAYQAYSTTDTPLEHILLGGDDEIIPIRTVYINTGSGTVDEHMPCDAYYSCLDNNWDGNANGIYGELGDDVDLIPEIAVGRIPAETEDEFNRFFNKTYEYVDEVSVSDDMVYKFGENLNNNPLTWGGDYMDEVIDEVPSLQDDYHIFKLYDREGTFSTQTVKSAINNGVAIINHMGHSNETMVFGQNVSHCSSYTNTEFGFAYSQGCYPAAFDEATSHSGESIAENLVIAEGGLYAFVGNTRYGWYSPGSTNGPSQPYDIEFFKAIFTNDIRELGTALSESRVVLANEAATNHFLRWVHYELVLFGDPSVGVKYANGNFPFITPGEVVYEDSNTGDGDGIPNPGEEIEIYIELINQDGWADATDVSASIDFEDPTIQLITGSVNYGAIQNGSGATADPFLVQVPQDCEYDSYSYTLTVTAPVNANANFEKEYVRSFEVSLFQKNWPWQTDNSILSNPIIFDFDDNGSRNLMLIDADANVNLLGYNANMVSGYPWTNEENVWKSTALADITNDDEPEIVIASRTGRIFAIDNSGNVVLDYQANSDQLLTPIVADFDGDNENEIVSFGMDKFLNVVDTDGSMLSNFPIEMPMLTFQEMASADLDEDGAYDILIGSLNGQFHAIANDAEELTGFPVDLGIGTCTAPIVLDNLKIVIGTNDSKLHIIDNEGNILLQKDTAQKIATSPIAADFDNDDELEIAYVTLNGILSIIEQDGTELSGWPIDTECNFINPPITADIDNDDDLELIALSSANNMFVYHHNGTEVEFAPVPVGMVGNTPASLEDIDWDGDYDVISGLSTGAFVIDIKLPKGLKTPWKTYRGNYSRTGFYSDNELFTHAGEILPEVAEAALNQNFPNPFNPVTTISFALNEGAEVDLDIYNIRGQKVRTLISSESFEKGVIEVEWNGKDNAGKSVGTGVYFYKLKVDNNEIDTRKCLLLK